Proteins from a single region of Runella sp. SP2:
- a CDS encoding DEAD/DEAH box helicase family protein has product MSNFSFIPTSWADLAQSPQEAERQVLNAPLVAAFLCRKSLEEWVRWMYERDADLVLPYDTSLSSLMHAQGFKNLVAPIQFNQINLIRKLGNTAVHTSAKIKPEEALYALRLLHGFIGWAVQLYHEERVSVPRFDESLLSKNKEKDLYKHDLQVLERNYHESQSKLAKLEAELASIKAIKAQNQAFVVPPTEPNEALTRKLYIDTLLREAGWDPYGFNVPEYPVKGMPQGHGDANGHGFADYVLWGDDGKPLAVVEAKRTQRDPRVGQHQAKLYADCLEKEYNQRPVIFYSNGFQTFLWDDVNYPPREVFGFYTKDELQLMVQRRSSQKTLATQPINNAITDRPYQHEAIRRVAEALDGKHREALLIMATGTGKTRVAASIVDLLSKANWAKRVLFLADRNALIHQAKINLNQYLPHLPAVDLTKEKEDESSRLVFSTYQTIIHMIDGEADGNNRFYGVGHFDVIIFDEIHRSVYNRYKHIFKYFDGIRIGLTATPKSETDRDTYGLFDMEPNNPTFAYELEQAVNDGFLVPPKAISVPIKFQRSGIKYADLNEEEKRAYEEQFSDPVTGAFPDEIDAAALNKWLFNTDTVDKVIGHLMEHGLKIEGGDKLAKTIVFARSHTHAKFIEERFNKQYPAYRGDFLKVIDYHEEKRDDLLNKFKDKAKMPQIAASVDMLDTGIDVPEVCNLVFFKPVRSSAKFWQMIGRGTRLCKDLFGTGQDKKEFVIFDFCENFEFFNAHPKGKEGTNSKSLSQRLFELRLRLALVLLGQEEPELKEYGQTLLGQLIKQTQALNGDSFVVRQHWAFVEKYRDPNAWNALSDLDHKELRDHIAPLMLEAEQDELAKRFDALMLDLQLSVLNGEKKQATLIQKVVATAGKLSKKASLPAVAKKMDTLHQVQQKVFWEGSTILGIEKVRIELRDIIQFWDSENTPIYFTMFEDEFTGKAHEHQLVYHFNDLDAYKRKVEQYLKEQSTHFVIHKLRNNLPITQAEVESLDQLLFEQGNLGTKAEFTKAYGEQPLGRFIRSIVGLDVQAAKLAFAEILSHQTFNAQQIKFIDTIINFLTVKGMVEPAMLFESPFTDINSNGIVGLFDNAVATKIISLLETINHNAEAA; this is encoded by the coding sequence ATGAGCAACTTCTCCTTCATACCCACTTCATGGGCTGATTTGGCCCAATCGCCGCAAGAAGCCGAACGGCAAGTATTGAATGCGCCCTTGGTGGCAGCTTTTCTCTGCCGCAAAAGCCTGGAAGAATGGGTACGCTGGATGTACGAACGCGACGCCGATTTGGTATTGCCTTATGACACATCGTTGAGTTCGCTCATGCACGCCCAAGGTTTTAAAAACTTGGTAGCGCCCATACAGTTCAACCAAATCAACCTCATCCGTAAGCTCGGCAATACCGCCGTGCATACTTCGGCCAAAATCAAACCCGAAGAAGCCCTCTATGCCTTGCGGTTGTTGCACGGCTTTATTGGTTGGGCGGTGCAGCTCTACCACGAAGAGCGCGTTTCCGTTCCCCGATTTGACGAAAGCCTCCTCTCAAAAAACAAAGAAAAAGATTTATACAAGCACGACCTTCAAGTACTAGAACGCAACTACCACGAGTCGCAGAGCAAACTCGCCAAATTGGAAGCCGAGCTGGCAAGCATCAAGGCCATCAAAGCGCAGAACCAAGCCTTTGTGGTGCCTCCCACCGAACCCAACGAAGCCCTTACCCGCAAACTCTACATTGATACCCTGCTGCGCGAAGCAGGCTGGGATCCGTATGGGTTCAATGTCCCCGAATACCCCGTTAAAGGAATGCCCCAAGGCCACGGCGATGCCAACGGCCACGGCTTTGCCGATTACGTACTTTGGGGCGACGATGGCAAACCTCTGGCCGTCGTAGAAGCCAAACGCACCCAACGCGACCCCCGCGTGGGGCAGCACCAAGCCAAACTGTATGCCGACTGCTTGGAAAAAGAATATAATCAACGTCCCGTTATTTTTTATTCCAATGGCTTCCAAACGTTCCTGTGGGACGATGTCAACTATCCCCCCCGCGAAGTGTTTGGGTTTTATACCAAAGACGAATTGCAGCTAATGGTGCAAAGGCGCAGCTCCCAAAAAACACTGGCCACCCAACCCATCAACAACGCCATCACCGACCGCCCCTACCAACACGAGGCCATTCGGCGGGTAGCCGAAGCCTTGGATGGCAAACACCGCGAAGCCCTGCTCATTATGGCCACGGGCACGGGCAAAACCAGGGTTGCGGCCTCCATAGTTGACTTACTGAGCAAAGCCAACTGGGCAAAACGCGTCTTGTTTTTGGCCGACAGAAACGCCTTGATTCATCAGGCCAAAATCAACCTGAACCAGTATTTGCCCCATCTGCCCGCCGTAGATTTGACCAAAGAGAAAGAAGACGAAAGCAGCCGACTTGTGTTTTCGACCTACCAAACCATCATCCACATGATAGATGGCGAGGCCGACGGCAACAATCGTTTTTACGGCGTAGGGCACTTCGACGTCATTATTTTCGATGAAATCCACCGCAGCGTCTATAACCGCTACAAGCATATTTTCAAGTATTTCGACGGCATTCGCATTGGCCTCACCGCCACCCCCAAATCAGAAACCGACCGCGACACCTATGGGTTGTTTGACATGGAACCCAACAACCCCACTTTTGCCTACGAGCTGGAGCAGGCCGTCAACGATGGTTTTCTGGTACCACCCAAGGCCATTTCAGTCCCTATTAAATTTCAGCGAAGCGGCATCAAATATGCCGACCTCAACGAAGAAGAAAAACGCGCCTACGAAGAACAATTCTCCGACCCCGTTACGGGGGCCTTTCCCGACGAAATAGACGCCGCCGCTTTAAACAAATGGCTGTTTAATACCGACACGGTGGACAAAGTAATCGGGCATTTGATGGAACACGGCCTCAAAATAGAAGGAGGCGATAAGCTGGCCAAAACCATTGTGTTTGCCCGTTCGCATACCCATGCCAAGTTTATTGAAGAACGCTTCAACAAACAATACCCCGCCTACAGGGGCGATTTTTTAAAAGTAATTGATTATCACGAAGAAAAACGTGACGACTTGCTCAACAAGTTTAAGGACAAAGCCAAAATGCCCCAAATAGCCGCGTCGGTAGATATGCTCGATACGGGCATTGATGTGCCCGAAGTCTGCAATTTGGTGTTTTTCAAACCCGTGCGCAGCAGTGCCAAGTTTTGGCAGATGATAGGCCGAGGCACCCGCTTGTGCAAAGACTTGTTTGGGACAGGCCAAGACAAAAAAGAGTTTGTAATTTTCGACTTTTGCGAAAACTTCGAGTTTTTCAACGCCCATCCCAAAGGCAAAGAAGGGACAAATAGCAAATCGTTGAGCCAGCGATTGTTTGAACTGCGCTTGCGCTTGGCATTGGTACTGTTGGGTCAGGAAGAACCCGAATTGAAGGAATACGGTCAAACCCTCCTCGGCCAATTAATCAAGCAGACCCAAGCCTTAAACGGCGACAGTTTCGTGGTTCGTCAGCACTGGGCATTTGTCGAGAAGTACCGCGACCCCAATGCTTGGAACGCCCTCAGCGATTTGGACCACAAAGAACTCCGCGACCACATCGCGCCCTTGATGCTGGAAGCCGAGCAAGACGAATTGGCTAAGCGCTTTGATGCCCTCATGCTCGACCTCCAGTTGAGTGTATTGAATGGAGAAAAAAAGCAAGCCACGCTGATTCAAAAAGTAGTGGCCACCGCAGGTAAGCTCAGCAAGAAAGCCAGCCTACCAGCCGTAGCCAAAAAAATGGACACCCTCCACCAAGTGCAGCAGAAAGTATTTTGGGAAGGAAGCACGATTTTGGGAATTGAAAAAGTCCGTATTGAGCTGCGTGACATCATTCAATTTTGGGATTCGGAAAATACCCCCATCTATTTTACGATGTTTGAAGATGAGTTTACGGGTAAAGCGCACGAACATCAATTGGTGTATCATTTTAACGACTTGGATGCCTACAAACGCAAGGTAGAGCAGTACCTGAAAGAGCAAAGCACCCATTTTGTTATCCATAAACTCCGCAACAACCTCCCTATCACCCAAGCAGAAGTAGAAAGTCTCGACCAACTATTGTTTGAACAAGGCAACTTAGGCACCAAAGCGGAGTTTACGAAAGCCTACGGCGAGCAACCGTTGGGGAGATTTATCCGCAGCATCGTTGGGTTAGACGTACAAGCGGCCAAGTTGGCTTTTGCCGAAATACTGAGCCATCAAACCTTCAATGCCCAGCAAATCAAGTTCATAGACACCATTATCAACTTCCTGACCGTGAAGGGAATGGTTGAACCCGCTATGCTTTTCGAGTCACCTTTTACGGATATTAATTCCAACGGAATTGTAGGTTTGTTTGATAATGCCGTAGCTACCAAAATTATCAGTTTACTCGAAACCATCAACCACAATGCCGAAGCCGCCTAA